The genomic DNA ACCCCTCGTCGATGCCACGCGGGAGCTTGACGCTGACCCGCTCGGCCTTCAGCGTGCGGCCCCGGCCCTTGCAGACCGTGCAGGGGTCCTCGATGGTCTGACCCTCGCCACGGCAGGTCGGGCAGGGCTGCTGGGTCTCCACGACGCCGAAGATCGTGCGGGCCTGGGCGCGCACCGCTCCCATGCCGCCACAGGTCGGGCAGGTCTTGGGCGGCTTCCCGCCCGGCTCCGTGCGGCTGCCGTGGCAGTGCTCGCAGGTCGTCAGGCGGTCCACCTCGACCTCGATCTCCTCGCCCGCGCGGGCCTGGAGAAGCGTCACGCGCGCCTCGGTCTCGATGTCGTCGCCGCGCGCCGGACCCCGACGACCCCCGCGCGCCCCGCCCAGCCCACCGAAGAGCTGTTCGAAGATGTCCATCGGGTCGAAGCCCACGCCGCCCATCCCGCCGAAGGGGTCGCCCCCCGGCATCCCCGCGCCCGGCGCGCTGCCGAAGCGGTCGTAGTGGGCACGCTTCTCGGGGTCGCTGAGGACCGCGTACGCCTCGTTGATGCGCGCGAACTGCTCAGCGGCCCCCGGCTCCTTGTTGCGGTCGGGGTGGAATTTCAGGGCCAGCTTGCGGTAGGAACTCTTGATCTCTTCGGCGCTCGCGGTGCGCGAGACACTTAACAGTTCGTAGTAATCCATAGGTGACGTGTTCGGCGGGCGCGGCCCGACCTCCACCGCTCAGGTTAACACGACCGGACTCAAGAAACGTGGGTGCATCTAGGCTGTGGCGGGTGGGGTGGGGGAAAGCCCGGGCGCCTGGGTGAAGTAGTCCAGGTGCATCGCCTGCCGCACCGCCCGCATGGTTGCGGCCGCTACCTCCCGGCCCCGCCCAGTGCCCTCCCGGACCATGGCTTCTACGGCTCCCCGGTTCCGCGCGAACTCGGCCCGGCGAGCACGGATGGGCGCGAGGGTCGCCTCCAGCACCTCCAGCAGGTGCCGCTTGACCTTCACGTCACCCAGGCCGCCCCGTTGATAATGCTCCTTCAACGCCTGTACCCGCTCCCTGTCCGGGTCGAAGGCGTCGAGATAGGCGAAAACGGGATTCCCCTCCACCGTGCCGGGGTCCTCCACCCGCAGGTGGTTCGGGTCGGTGTACATGCCGCGCACCTTGCGGGCCACCTCATCGGCGCTGTCGGAGAGAAAGATCGCGTTGCCGAGCGACTTGCTCATCTTGGCACGGCCATCCAGTCCGGGCAGGCGCGCGGTCTCCCCCACTAACGCCTGCGGCTCGACGAGTACCGGGGCATAGAGGTAATTGAAGCGGCGCACGATCTCGCGCGTCTGCTCGATCATCGGGAGTTGATCGTCTCCCACAGGGACGAGGTTGGCCCCGAACGCGGTGATGTCGGCCGCCTGCGACACGGGATACACGAAGAATCCGGCAGGAACGGCCTCCCCGTACCCCTTCTGCGCGATCTCGGTCTTGACGGTCGGGTTCTGCCG from Deinococcus apachensis DSM 19763 includes the following:
- the dnaJ gene encoding molecular chaperone DnaJ, producing MDYYELLSVSRTASAEEIKSSYRKLALKFHPDRNKEPGAAEQFARINEAYAVLSDPEKRAHYDRFGSAPGAGMPGGDPFGGMGGVGFDPMDIFEQLFGGLGGARGGRRGPARGDDIETEARVTLLQARAGEEIEVEVDRLTTCEHCHGSRTEPGGKPPKTCPTCGGMGAVRAQARTIFGVVETQQPCPTCRGEGQTIEDPCTVCKGRGRTLKAERVSVKLPRGIDEGYRIRVAGKGNEGPGGNGDLYVHIEMEPHPDLRREQEHLIHTAKIGFAKATLGGEVTVPTLDGPQTVEVKPGTQHGELHRLRGQGLPRLQGAGVGDLIVEYEIAVPKPGQLTPEAREALHAYARAVGDEVNEHREGFLGKVGKIFRGE
- the trpS gene encoding tryptophan--tRNA ligase, giving the protein MTKPRILTGDRPTGPLHIGHYVGSLRNRVALQHEYETYVLLADVQALTDNFEHPQKVRDNVLEVALDYLAVGLDPRVATFVIQSQVPEIAELTVFYLNLVTVSHLRQNPTVKTEIAQKGYGEAVPAGFFVYPVSQAADITAFGANLVPVGDDQLPMIEQTREIVRRFNYLYAPVLVEPQALVGETARLPGLDGRAKMSKSLGNAIFLSDSADEVARKVRGMYTDPNHLRVEDPGTVEGNPVFAYLDAFDPDRERVQALKEHYQRGGLGDVKVKRHLLEVLEATLAPIRARRAEFARNRGAVEAMVREGTGRGREVAAATMRAVRQAMHLDYFTQAPGLSPTPPATA